Proteins found in one Salvia splendens isolate huo1 chromosome 10, SspV2, whole genome shotgun sequence genomic segment:
- the LOC121750607 gene encoding serine-rich adhesin for platelets-like: MGVELLEIGVNVRKGAIFTIRSCFRTVCSHPFLVGMLCFLIFLYRSSPFTFHLLLSASPILVCTAVLLGTLLSFGQPNIPEIEVDEKPAEALWIKSGALGDATVVEENGSHFVGEFNRWGEAGKSTEVRREEDSDDTAPLIEASDVEERGGKRELGELRYKKKDEWIEERLYNGDATVNGEVVGSDEENSEADSFDSEKVNVDSVDSPPLSPWARVKEPEEKEEDKEQDEDEEDGSDSESDCAESSSPDASMADIMPMLDELHPLLDEEGGPQNARFSCSNSDIASDKSLKSSHQSDDESEDHERLEAADDENEDGDDDEEDDHGDKDEETKSTITWTEQDQKNLMDVGCSEIERNQRLENLILRRRARKSTSSSFFAERNLIDLECTALPFNIAPILTRRQNPFDLPQDSCDDSGLPPIPGSAPSVLLQRSNPFDIPYDSSEEKPDLNGDVFQEEFTSQLREPFFRRHESFSVRPSLFAPKRQDIKMRPYFVPERTISEESSSYLFQRQSSGLSDSKASSIPETESITSVEDMEDKKLPETDCLPEREVVEQSRDIVEEGPPCSPKLITLQEVDSEEIVFKMESVSEHIGHGSQSSEDDCLEFDHIEKRDDQVGESHLVDVTECFELGRASQYAEGQGFGHGSTLEAVESRYSRHSSSSSLSEVNERVFIDKESEGLSMVEGNRDVEEPSVSNRTSVLSNDPNITSSLAIELTQRVPVYDSSLQGLRESLICSSVCDVLPAGVESEGSHWEIETNTEMLPDSSVSQSAAADSRAVDFFDIKDHDNVNTDLSLNSASTSSASDAMDKHILDEVSVSFDDKNIDGIVEVSETQLEGLPRTESSNSVDSDTDNQHGTDEKLVSTLSSEGNTSLFYESVIQELDYNSVNVVQASNTQVETSSDYQSTHDDLNMPEVQELDHYVNSPSNPKFVSILQSAMETNSYRFHLQTVVEEVDEIKEIDEGLLCELDNVGDFSIGQLGSGTSEFEKRVESVGEGNLSSTHYEVNRTEHVPLPGELREHIDLYEQDGEFTSEIQARRAENIEVSKVDENDPDSPHQEISDDDTPCRENEFLPANSSVNDSHEDAVSGIQEIKVQSVENVSVVATKPEIAEVPCQGELDTDSTSGMPEIEASSVENIDLTLKQTSSKNRVVLDPPRDEIQNHEDSVSAIPVSEALSVDDVDAAPKRAESMSMETKIMVEAVEVSSYEMTEAKASTVEDIELAFKQLISEEPRVLESVDADTPSLISELEASKIKDDYIESLKISSTEIEKQVLEAELHDCEDRPEQEVFLAEDVPKHTELASVETEVVVESVDTSSQDRIHTEDACVFTEIEANTVEEMDLAFEQIMSKAIEIAVDVKPVDSDSTSEMPEIEASSVEAIHRAFQHTGSSEIKDHDIGETITDKTAPHGDASEPVSTNQASLIEVGPCDDAEANDKQTADSKTPVVDPALPLVESKEMQGASSELHVAEDVPLESKAPPTHVSDDETSVQLELKSDDESVEVKADDNKIGPCDEKSSSLSSAIEGEKPNHGDNKAVKDSDSPSSGKGKGKLSRSSSSSSSSSSSSDSSSSASDRE; encoded by the exons ATGGGTGTTGAATTGTTGGAGATTGGAGTTAATGTGAGGAAAGGTGCCATCTTTACAATCAGATCGTGTTTTAGAACTGTTTGCAGTCATCCATTTCTTGTGGGCATGCTGTGTTTCTTGATATTTCTGTACAGATCATCTCCttttacttttcacttattgcTGTCTGCATCTCCTATCCTTGTATGCACTGCTGTTTTGCTTGGAACCCTTTTAAGTTTTGGGCAACCAAATATACCTGAAATCGAAGTCGATGAGAAGCCTGCTGAGGCTTTGTGGATTAAGAGTGGTGCTTTGGGTGATGCTACTGTTGTTGAGGAAAATGGGAGCCATTTTGTTGGTGAGTTTAATAGGTGGGGTGAAGCAGGAAAGtcgactgaagttcgtagagagGAGGATTCGGATGATACTGCCCCGTTGATTGAGGCAAGTGATGTTGAGGAGAGGGGAGGCAAGAGAGAGTTGGGTGAGTTGAGGTACAAGAAGAAAGATGAGTGGATTGAAGAGAGGCTTTACAATGGGGATGCAACGGTAAATGGTGAAGTTGTTGGATCAGATGAAGAGAACTCAGAAGCGGATTCTTTTGATTCCGAGAAGGTGAATGTGGACTCTGTGGATTCGCCTCCCCTCTCACCTTGGGCACGAGTCAAGGAGCCGGAGGAGAAAGAAGAGGACAAGGAGCAAGATGAAGACGAGGAGGATGGGTCAGATTCTGAGTCTGATTGTGCTGAGAGTTCCTCTCCGGATGCATCAATGGCTGACATAATGCCAATGCTTGATGAGCTCCATCCATTGCTGGACGAGGAGGGCGGCCCTCAAAATGCTCGTTTCTCCTGCAGTAACTCAGATATAGCATCGGATAAGTCGCTAAAATCAAGTCATCAGTCGGATGATGAGTCTGAAGATCATGAGCGCCTGGAAGCTGCTGATGATGAAAATGAAGACGGAGATGATGACGAAGAAGACGACCATGGAGACAAGGACGAGGAAACAAAATCCACCATTACATGGACCGAGCAGGACCAGAAGAATCTTATGGACGTCGGATGCTCCGAGATTGAGAGAAACCAACGTTTGGAGAATCTGATTTTGAGGAGGAGAGCAAGGAAAAGCACAAGCTCGAGCTTCTTTGCAGAGAGGAACTTGATAGACTTGGAGTGTACTGCTCTCCCTTTCAACATTGCTCCCATTTTGACAAGACGACAAAATCCGTTCGATCTCCCTCAGGATTCTTGTGATGATTCAGGACTGCCTCCCATTCCTGGTTCAGCTCCTTCTGTTTTGTTACAGAGAAGTAACCCTTTCGATATTCCTTATGACTCAAGCGAGGAGAAGCCTGACCTTAACGGAGATGTGTTTCAAGAGGAGTTCACATCCCAACTCAGAGAGCCATTTTTCCGGAGACACGAGAGCTTTAGTGTCAGACCTTCATTGTTCGCACCTAAGAGGCAAGACATCAAGATGAGGCCTTACTTTGTTCCAGAGAGAACCATCTCAGAAGAATCGAGCAGTTATCTGTTTCAGAGACAGTCGAGTGGACTAAGTGACTCGAAGGCGAGCTCCATTCCTGAAACTGAATCAATTACTTCAGTTGAGGATATGGAGGACAAGAAGCTACCTGAAACAGACTGTCTGCCAGAAAGAGAGGTTGTTGAACAATCAAGAGACATCGTTGAGGAGGGTCCTCCTTGCAGTCCAAAGCTGATTACCCTACAGGAGGTAGACTCCGAAGAAATTGTCTTCAAAATGGAGAGTGTTTCCGAGCATATTGGACATGGAAGTCAATCTTCGGAAGATGATTGTCTAGAGTTTGACCACATCGAGAAGAGAGATGATCAAGTCGGCGAATCTCATTTGGTGGATGTTACAGAATGCTTCGAGCTAGGAAGGGCATCCCAATACGCGGAAGGTCAGGGTTTTGGACATGGTTCGACCTTGGAAGCTGTTGAGTCAAGATACAGTAGACATTCGAGCTCCTCGTCACTTTCAGAAGTGAATGAGAGGGTCTTCATTGATAAAGAAAGTGAAGGGCTATCAATGGTGGAGGGAAACAGAGATGTCGAAGAACCAAGCGTGTCGAACCGAACTTCTGTATTAAGTAATGATCCGAATATCACAAGTTCATTGGCTATCGAGCTAACACAACGGGTGCCTGTATATGATTCTAGCCTCCAAGGACTCCGTGAGAGTTTAATATGCTCCTCTGTTTGTGATGTGCTTCCGGCAGGGGTTGAATCGGAAGGGAGTCATTGGGAAATTGAGACAAACACTGAGATGTTACCTGATTCTTCAGTGTCTCAATCAGCAGCAGCTGATTCCAGGGCAGTTGATTTCTTTGATATAAAAGATCATGACAATGTGAACACTGATTTAAGTCTAAATTCTgcatctacttcctctgcttctgATGCAATGGACAAACATATATTGGATGAAGTCTCTGTCTCCTTTGATGATAAAAATATTGATGGCATAGTTGAAGTCAGTGAGACACAGCTTGAAGGTCTACCACGAACAGAAAGTTCAAATTCTGTCGATTCCGATACTGATAATCAACATGGAACTGATGAAAAGTTAGTCTCTACGCTCTCATCTGAAGGAAACACGTCTCTGTTTTACGAGAGTGTAATACAAGAGCTAGATTACAACTCTGTCAATGTAGTGCAA GCATCGAACACCCAAGTTGAGACATCTTCGGATTATCAAAGTACACATGATGACTTGAACATGCCCGAGGTCCAAGAGCTTGATCACTACGTCAACTCTCCATCAAATCCTAAATTTGTTTCTATTCTGCAAAGTGCTATGGAGACAAATAGTTATCGATTTCATTTGCAGACAGTGGTGGAAGAAGTTGATGAGATTAAGGAAATTGATGAAGGGCTTTTGTGTGAGTTAGATAACGTTGGGGATTTTAGTATCGGACAGTTGGGATCTGGCACGAGTGAGTTTGAAAAGCGTGTAGAATCTGTTGGAGAAGGAAATTTGTCTTCAACGCACTATGAGGTGAACAGAACGGAACATGTTCCACTTccaggggaattgagggagcaTATTGATTTGTATGAACAGGATGGAGAATTTACTTCAGAGATACAAGCAAGAAGAGCTGAAAATATCGAGGTCTCGAAGGTTGATGAAAATGACCCTGATTCTCCTCATCAGGAAATATCCGACGATGACACACCGTGCAGAGAAAATGAATTCCTGCCCGCTAATTCGTCTGTGAATGACAGTCACGAAGATGCTGTTTCCGGGATACAAGAAATAAAAGTGCAGTCTGTAGAAAATGTCAGTGTTGTTGCCACCAAGCCGGAAATTGCTGAGGTGCCCTGTCAAGGTGAACTTGATACAGATTCCACTTCTGGGATGCCTGAAATTGAAGCTAGTTCAGTCGAAAATATTGATCTAACCTTGAAGCAAACCAGTTCAAAAAATCGTGTTGTTTTGGATCCACCCCGAGATGAGATTCAGAATCATGAAGATAGTGTTTCTGCAATACCTGTGTCTGAAGCGCTATCTGtagatgatgttgatgctgctCCTAAGCGAGCTGAATCCATGTCTATGGAAACCAAGATCATGGTTGAAGCTGTTGAAGTATCCAGCTATGAGATGACGGAAGCCAAAGCTAGTACAGTCGAAGATATTGAACTGGCATTTAAGCAACTGATTTCTGAGGAGCCTCGAGTCTTGGAGTCTGTTGATGCAGATACCCCTTCTCTGATTTCTGAACTTGAAGCCTCTAAAATAAAAGATGATTATATTGAGTCCTTGAAAATCAGTTCAACGGAGATCGAGAAGCAAGTTCTTGAAGCTGAACTTCACGACTGTGAAGATAGACCTGAGCAGGAAGTCTTTTTGGCAGAAGACGTTCCCAAGCATACTGAGTTGGCTTCTGTGGAAACTGAAGTCGTCGTGGAAAGTGTTGACACATCCAGTCAAGATCGAATCCATACAGAGGACGCTTGTGTATTCACTGAAATCGAAGCTAATACAGTTGAAGAGATGGATCTGGCATTTGAACAGATCATGTCCAAGGCGATTGAGATAGCGGTTGATGTGAAGCCAGTAGATTCGGATTCTACTTCTGAGATGCCTGAAATTGAAGCTAGTTCAGTTGAAGCTATTCATCGCGCATTCCAGCACACAGGTTCCAGCGAGATCAAAGATCATGATATTGGGGAAACAATAACTGATAAAACAGCACCACACGGGGATGCGAGTGAGCCAGTATCCACTAATCAGGCGTCACTTATTGAAGTTGGACCATGTGATGATGCTGAAGCAAATGATAAGCAAACAGCTGATAGCAAAACGCCTGTAGTTGATCCCGCTCTGCCACTTGTGGAATCTAAAGAAATGCAAGGAGCCTCTTCCGAACTGCATGTTGCTGAAGACGTTCCTTTGGAGAGTAAGGCTCCGCCTACTCATGTTTCAGATGATGAAACGAGTGTACAGCTGGAGCTGAAGTCCGATGATGAATCAGTTGAAGTCAAGGCTGATGATAATAAGATAGGGCCCTGTGACGAGAAGTCTTCTAGCCTTAGCAGTGCCATTGAGGGTGAAAAGCCAAACCACGGAGACAACAAAGCAGTTAAAGACTCGGATTCTCCATCTTCTGGTAAAGGAAAAGGTAAGCTCTCTAGAAGCTCCAGTTCCAGTTCCAGCTCCAGCTCTAGCTCTGACTCAAGCTCGAGTGCTTCCGATAGAGAATAA